One part of the Truepera radiovictrix DSM 17093 genome encodes these proteins:
- the greA gene encoding transcription elongation factor GreA, whose protein sequence is MTKKPVYLTPQGYEKIKEELRYLVEVKRQQIAENMGTAIADGDLRESAAYDEARMEQSANEARIADLEEILHRAVVVENQEGELAVARLGASLTLEDESGQQTTFYLVGTHEADIFENRISDESPLGRELLGKRVGDKVNLALGRTRSEYTVVEVGFE, encoded by the coding sequence GTGACCAAAAAACCGGTGTACCTGACCCCACAGGGATACGAGAAGATCAAAGAGGAGCTGCGCTACCTCGTCGAGGTCAAGCGCCAGCAGATCGCTGAAAACATGGGCACCGCGATTGCCGACGGCGACCTTCGCGAGAGCGCCGCCTACGACGAAGCGCGCATGGAGCAGAGCGCCAACGAGGCGCGCATCGCCGACCTCGAAGAGATCTTGCACCGCGCGGTGGTCGTCGAGAACCAGGAGGGGGAGCTGGCGGTCGCGCGCCTCGGCGCGAGTTTGACGCTCGAGGACGAGAGCGGCCAGCAGACGACCTTCTACCTCGTGGGCACGCACGAAGCGGACATCTTTGAAAACCGCATCTCCGACGAGTCGCCCTTGGGCCGTGAGCTCCTCGGCAAGCGCGTCGGCGACAAGGTCAACTTGGCGCTCGGCCGTACCCGGAGCGAGTACACGGTGGTCGAGGTCGGTTTCGAGTAG
- a CDS encoding GreA/GreB family elongation factor, with translation MTREVYVTPEGMRRLQATLQEEYKRLEEATRILQELTSSSDDYDDSGLEDAKQEKARLERRIDQLEEQLSRAVVIEEHARTQADLGSIVTLQGDGEEITVQLVAPVEAEVISEDIPHISNESPLGKALMGRKVGERFEVKLGRRTAAYTVQSIR, from the coding sequence ATGACGCGAGAGGTTTACGTTACCCCCGAGGGGATGCGGCGGCTTCAGGCGACGCTCCAAGAGGAGTACAAGCGGCTCGAGGAGGCCACCCGCATCCTGCAGGAGCTGACCAGCTCGTCCGACGACTACGACGACTCGGGTCTCGAGGACGCCAAACAGGAAAAAGCGCGGCTTGAGCGCCGCATCGACCAGCTCGAGGAGCAGCTGAGCCGCGCCGTGGTGATCGAGGAGCACGCCCGCACACAAGCGGATCTGGGCTCGATCGTCACGCTGCAAGGCGACGGCGAGGAGATCACCGTGCAGCTCGTCGCCCCCGTTGAAGCGGAGGTGATCAGCGAGGACATCCCGCATATCTCCAACGAGTCGCCCCTAGGCAAGGCGCTGATGGGCCGCAAGGTCGGGGAGCGCTTCGAAGTCAAGCTGGGCCGGCGCACCGCCGCTTACACCGTGCAGAGCATCCGCTAG
- the rpoD gene encoding RNA polymerase sigma factor RpoD, whose product MTETRTAKARSRSRSKGGAKGEGAGAASAGPAWLELPAIQRLLEAATRDGSVNTEEMTTALTAANEALAEGDTEISFDDLMKVLEARGVEIADLAEDEVLDEDEFDEVDALGDLDEPEDELVRDREEIEARAEAMAGSRLSTNDPVRQYLHEIGRVSLLTLEEEISLARRIEEGEAAQKRLDEEGDSLPEREQRALKRIVEDGEMARQHLIEANLRLVVSIAKKYTGRGLSFLDLIQEGNQGLIRAVEKFEYRRRYKFSTYATWWIRQAINRAIADQARTIRIPVHMVETINKLTRTARQLQQELSREPSYEEVAEAMGPGWSAEKVEEVFKVSQEPVSLETPIGDEKDSFYGDFIPDDNVESPVDQASKTLLSEELEKALDKLTERESMVLKFRKGLVDGREHTLEEVGAHFGVTRERIRQIENKALRKLKYHESRTRKLRDFLD is encoded by the coding sequence ATGACCGAAACCAGAACCGCTAAAGCGCGCAGCCGTTCTCGGAGCAAAGGGGGCGCCAAGGGCGAGGGCGCCGGTGCGGCGAGCGCCGGACCCGCCTGGCTCGAGCTGCCCGCGATTCAGCGGCTGCTCGAGGCGGCCACGCGTGACGGCTCGGTCAACACCGAGGAGATGACCACAGCGCTGACCGCCGCCAACGAAGCGCTCGCCGAGGGCGACACCGAAATCTCCTTTGACGACCTTATGAAGGTGCTCGAGGCGCGCGGCGTCGAGATCGCCGACCTCGCCGAAGACGAGGTGCTCGACGAGGACGAGTTCGACGAGGTCGACGCGCTCGGCGATCTGGATGAGCCCGAAGACGAGCTCGTCCGCGACCGCGAGGAGATCGAAGCGCGCGCCGAAGCGATGGCCGGTAGCCGCCTGTCGACCAACGACCCCGTGCGGCAGTATCTGCACGAGATCGGCCGGGTGAGTCTCCTGACGCTCGAGGAGGAGATCTCGCTGGCGCGCCGCATCGAGGAGGGTGAAGCGGCGCAAAAACGCCTCGACGAGGAGGGCGACAGCCTCCCCGAGAGGGAGCAGCGCGCCCTCAAACGCATCGTCGAAGACGGCGAGATGGCCCGGCAGCACCTCATCGAGGCGAACCTGCGGCTGGTCGTCTCCATCGCTAAAAAGTACACCGGGCGGGGGCTCTCGTTTTTGGACCTGATCCAAGAGGGCAACCAGGGTCTTATCCGCGCGGTCGAGAAGTTCGAGTACCGCCGCCGCTACAAGTTCTCGACCTACGCGACCTGGTGGATCCGGCAGGCCATCAACCGCGCCATCGCCGACCAGGCGCGCACCATCCGCATCCCCGTGCACATGGTCGAGACCATCAACAAGCTCACCCGCACGGCGCGGCAGCTGCAGCAGGAGCTCTCGCGCGAACCCTCGTACGAGGAGGTCGCCGAAGCCATGGGGCCGGGGTGGAGCGCCGAAAAGGTCGAGGAGGTCTTTAAAGTGTCGCAGGAGCCGGTCTCCTTGGAGACGCCCATCGGCGACGAGAAAGACTCCTTCTACGGCGACTTCATCCCCGACGACAACGTCGAGTCGCCGGTCGACCAAGCCTCCAAAACGCTCCTGAGCGAGGAGCTCGAGAAAGCGCTCGACAAGCTTACCGAGCGCGAATCGATGGTCCTAAAGTTTCGCAAAGGGCTCGTCGACGGGCGCGAGCACACCTTGGAGGAGGTCGGCGCGCACTTCGGCGTCACCCGTGAGCGCATCCGCCAGATCGAAAACAAAGCGCTCCGCAAGCTCAAGTACCACGAGTCCCGCACCCGCAAACTGCGCGACTTTTTGGACTAG
- a CDS encoding bifunctional rhamnulose-1-phosphate aldolase/short-chain dehydrogenase: protein MNATDFKHVTYAWDDAVAAGLDPVARLVYRSNLLGSDQRVTNTGGGNTSSKLPMRDPLSGDEVQVLWVKGSGGDLRTAGREHFASLYLDKLAQLRARYEAAPERGVKTSIEDEMVGMYPHATFGLNPRAASIDTPLHAFIPAKHVDHTHPNAVIAIAAAEDGEALTREIYGGEVGWVPWQRPGFDLGLVMARLLRDNPELKGFVMGQHGLITWADDDKACYERTLSLIERAARFLEAKDRGAQAFGGQKVAPLGEGERAALLQGVLPRLRGLVSKENRMIATLEARPEVLEFVCSHDAPRLAELGTSCPDHFLRTKIRPLYVDWRPEEGAGALVAKLEAGLAHYRDRYAAYYEARRRPDSPPMRDPNPTVVLIPGVGMLAFGKNKSESRVTAEFYASAVAVMRGAEAVSRYTALPPQEAFDIEYWALEEAKLRRMPPEREFARHVVVVVGAGSGIGRATCERVALEGAHVVCADLSAEAAEGAARALTDAHGVGIGVAGTGVSGCGPAIGAQVDVTDRESVRRLFERAVLAYGGVDAVIVTAGIFVTPDAQGRIPDEGWRRTFDVNVMGSYLVADEARRVWEAQGLRGSLVLTSSVNAAVVKTGSLAYDASKAALNHLVRELALELAPLVRVNGLAPATVVEGSSMFPRERVKSSLTKYDVPFSDDESTEALRGKLAAFYAERTLTKTPITLADQAEAAYLLASAKLSKTTGQILSVDGGLPEAFLR, encoded by the coding sequence ATGAATGCCACCGACTTCAAACACGTCACCTACGCCTGGGACGACGCCGTCGCCGCGGGGTTAGACCCCGTCGCGCGCCTCGTCTACCGCTCAAACCTCTTGGGCAGCGACCAGCGCGTGACCAACACGGGGGGCGGCAACACCTCGTCGAAGCTCCCCATGCGCGACCCCCTAAGCGGCGACGAGGTCCAGGTGCTCTGGGTCAAGGGCTCCGGCGGCGACCTGCGCACCGCGGGGCGCGAGCACTTCGCCTCGCTCTACCTGGACAAGCTGGCGCAGCTCAGGGCGCGCTACGAGGCGGCGCCCGAAAGGGGCGTCAAGACCAGCATCGAGGACGAGATGGTCGGGATGTACCCGCACGCCACTTTCGGCCTCAACCCGCGCGCCGCCTCCATCGACACCCCGCTCCACGCCTTTATCCCCGCCAAGCACGTCGACCACACCCACCCAAACGCGGTGATCGCGATCGCCGCTGCTGAAGATGGCGAGGCCCTGACCCGCGAGATCTACGGGGGCGAGGTCGGTTGGGTGCCGTGGCAGCGCCCCGGTTTCGACCTCGGGTTGGTGATGGCGCGGCTTTTGCGCGACAACCCCGAGCTCAAGGGGTTCGTGATGGGGCAGCACGGGCTCATCACCTGGGCGGACGACGACAAGGCGTGTTACGAGCGGACGCTAAGTTTGATCGAGCGGGCGGCGCGCTTTTTGGAAGCCAAGGACAGGGGCGCGCAGGCGTTCGGCGGCCAGAAGGTGGCGCCCTTGGGGGAGGGGGAGCGAGCGGCGCTGCTGCAGGGGGTGCTGCCGAGGCTGCGGGGGCTGGTCTCCAAGGAAAACCGGATGATCGCCACCCTCGAGGCGCGCCCCGAGGTGCTCGAGTTCGTCTGCAGCCACGACGCCCCCCGGCTGGCCGAGCTCGGCACCTCCTGCCCCGACCACTTTCTGCGCACCAAGATCCGCCCCCTCTACGTCGACTGGCGGCCCGAGGAGGGGGCGGGGGCGCTCGTGGCGAAGCTGGAGGCGGGGTTGGCGCACTACCGCGACCGCTACGCCGCCTACTACGAAGCGCGTAGGCGCCCCGACTCGCCCCCCATGCGCGACCCCAACCCCACGGTGGTCCTCATCCCCGGCGTCGGGATGCTCGCCTTTGGCAAGAACAAGAGCGAGTCGCGCGTCACCGCCGAGTTCTACGCGAGCGCCGTGGCGGTCATGCGCGGGGCCGAGGCGGTGAGCCGCTACACCGCCCTGCCGCCGCAGGAGGCGTTTGACATCGAGTACTGGGCCCTGGAGGAGGCCAAACTGCGCCGGATGCCCCCCGAACGCGAATTTGCCCGCCACGTGGTGGTGGTCGTCGGCGCGGGGAGCGGGATCGGCCGCGCGACCTGTGAGCGCGTCGCGCTCGAGGGGGCGCACGTGGTCTGCGCTGACTTAAGCGCCGAGGCGGCCGAAGGGGCGGCGAGGGCCCTGACGGACGCCCACGGGGTCGGCATCGGGGTCGCCGGCACCGGCGTGTCGGGTTGCGGTCCGGCGATCGGCGCGCAGGTCGACGTGACGGACCGGGAGAGCGTCCGGAGGCTTTTCGAGCGGGCCGTGCTGGCCTACGGCGGCGTGGACGCGGTGATCGTCACCGCCGGGATCTTCGTCACCCCCGACGCGCAGGGCCGCATCCCCGACGAGGGGTGGCGGCGCACCTTCGACGTCAACGTCATGGGCAGCTACCTGGTGGCCGACGAGGCGCGGCGCGTGTGGGAGGCGCAGGGGCTTCGGGGGAGCTTGGTCTTGACTAGCAGCGTAAACGCGGCCGTGGTCAAAACGGGGTCGCTGGCCTACGACGCCTCCAAAGCGGCGCTCAACCACCTCGTGCGCGAGCTGGCGCTCGAGCTCGCCCCGCTGGTGCGCGTCAACGGTCTCGCCCCCGCGACCGTCGTCGAGGGGAGCAGCATGTTCCCGCGCGAGCGCGTGAAGAGCTCACTCACCAAGTACGACGTGCCTTTCTCCGACGACGAGAGCACCGAGGCGCTGCGGGGCAAGCTCGCCGCCTTCTACGCGGAGCGCACCCTCACCAAGACGCCCATCACCCTAGCAGACCAGGCCGAGGCGGCCTACCTGCTCGCGAGCGCGAAGCTCTCGAAGACCACGGGGCAGATCCTCAGCGTCGACGGGGGGTTGCCGGAGGCGTTTTTGCGCTAG
- the lysS gene encoding lysine--tRNA ligase: MEKSLSEQRAQRLRNLDALAERGFERYPYRYRPTHTAAALHAEHPKAALQPGDTFPGEVTVAGRVMLLRGMGKATFATLQDASGQIQAYFQKDHLEHYNALKKIDLGDWLEVTGTLFVTKTGELTVQAQRFRPLVKSLRPLPDKFHGLADKEVRYRQRHLDLLVSPEVKRAFVLRSRAVSFIRRYLDDLGFLEVETPVLQSVPGGAEARPFTTHHNALSHDFHLRISLELYLKRLIIGGFDAVYEIGRNFRNEGLSPKHNPEYTMLELYWAGRDYEDILALVEDMYSRLVETLTGSTKLVYQGVTLDFTPPWPRVDYTGELKKRAGMDFDPLDEAKLRDWVRAHHPPKEGPALADRPLNEVYNKLYDLYLEPCIEQPTFVMDHPLAISPLAKAHRTRPGLVERFEPVCMGMELGNAFSELNDPLEQRARFEAQQRLREAGDEEAHPLDEEFLAALEVGMPPTGGLGLGIDRLAMLLADAPSIRDVILFPLLKPE; this comes from the coding sequence ATGGAGAAGTCCCTCAGCGAACAGCGCGCGCAGCGCCTGCGCAACCTAGACGCCCTCGCGGAGCGCGGGTTCGAGCGCTACCCCTACCGTTACCGCCCCACGCACACCGCCGCCGCGTTGCACGCCGAGCACCCTAAAGCGGCGCTGCAACCCGGCGACACCTTCCCGGGGGAGGTCACGGTCGCGGGCCGCGTGATGCTGCTGCGCGGCATGGGCAAAGCGACCTTCGCGACCCTGCAAGACGCTTCGGGGCAGATCCAGGCGTACTTTCAAAAGGACCACCTAGAGCACTACAACGCCCTTAAAAAGATAGACCTAGGCGACTGGCTCGAGGTCACGGGGACGCTCTTCGTCACCAAGACGGGCGAGCTCACCGTCCAGGCGCAGCGCTTTCGCCCCCTCGTCAAGTCGCTTCGGCCGCTGCCGGACAAGTTCCACGGCCTCGCCGACAAAGAGGTGCGCTACCGCCAGCGGCACCTCGACCTCTTGGTCTCGCCGGAGGTCAAGCGCGCCTTTGTGCTGCGCTCGCGGGCGGTGTCGTTTATCCGGCGCTACTTAGACGACCTGGGCTTTTTAGAGGTCGAGACGCCCGTGCTGCAGAGCGTCCCCGGGGGCGCCGAGGCGCGGCCCTTTACAACGCACCACAACGCCCTGTCGCACGACTTTCACCTGCGCATCTCCTTAGAGCTCTACCTCAAACGGCTGATCATCGGCGGTTTCGACGCGGTCTACGAGATCGGCCGCAACTTCCGCAACGAGGGGCTCTCGCCCAAGCACAACCCCGAGTACACCATGTTGGAGCTCTACTGGGCGGGCCGCGACTACGAGGACATCTTGGCCCTGGTCGAGGACATGTATAGCCGGCTCGTCGAGACGCTCACGGGTTCGACCAAGCTCGTCTACCAGGGCGTCACGCTCGACTTCACCCCGCCCTGGCCGCGCGTCGACTACACGGGCGAGCTCAAAAAGCGCGCCGGGATGGACTTCGACCCCTTAGACGAGGCCAAGCTGCGCGACTGGGTGCGGGCGCACCACCCGCCCAAAGAGGGGCCGGCTTTGGCGGACAGGCCCCTCAACGAGGTGTACAACAAGCTCTACGACCTCTACCTCGAGCCCTGTATCGAGCAGCCCACCTTCGTCATGGATCACCCGCTGGCCATTAGCCCGCTCGCCAAAGCCCACCGCACCCGCCCCGGTTTGGTCGAACGCTTCGAACCGGTCTGTATGGGCATGGAGCTCGGCAACGCCTTTAGCGAGCTCAACGACCCCCTGGAGCAGCGCGCGCGTTTCGAGGCGCAGCAGCGCTTACGTGAAGCGGGCGACGAGGAGGCGCACCCCTTGGACGAGGAGTTTTTGGCGGCCCTCGAGGTCGGCATGCCGCCCACGGGGGGTCTGGGGCTCGGTATCGACCGTCTGGCGATGCTCTTAGCCGACGCGCCCAGCATCCGCGACGTGATCTTGTTTCCGCTGCTGAAACCGGAGTAG
- the murJ gene encoding murein biosynthesis integral membrane protein MurJ — protein MQSKHQRRLAGRLERPRGGARGAVTLMIGTLASRVTGLLKQSLLVQLFDRSVTDAFNVALRVPNLFRELLAEGALTNAFVPVYKGLGAAEARRLSGALLSLLLFVNALLVLLAVWAAPWLVTRLLVAPDTPLDVPLIITLTRIVFPVLAALSFSALAMGVLNAEERFFAPAWAPVVLNVVTVALMLAFPGQAVMLAVAFVVGGAAQLLFQLPALARAGLLPRLGVWWHPQLLGVLTLMVPFTFSTSARQFLNVVSSRLLSTLPEGSVTAFSNADLFLSLALGLFSISPALAFYSRLSGQTGDPEAFRATLGEGLGLIALLTAPAGVFLSVWATPVVVSVLDWTPVLGGSGMGDTLVHFSAAALWPLGLAVFPVGLNNLLLRTLYARRRVRTPVALSVAFLGLHALLYALLAPRYGLVGLSAATAAVGWLQLGVLLALVWRRERFDLRRLWRSSLKVWLAAALSALLVRTLLEPLALPGGWVGAALEVVLAGVGVLALYAALCVRLRVPEAARFASAKTPPATPRRR, from the coding sequence ATGCAGAGCAAACACCAACGGAGGCTAGCCGGGCGCCTCGAGCGGCCCAGGGGCGGCGCGCGGGGCGCCGTGACCCTCATGATCGGCACGCTCGCAAGCCGCGTCACGGGGCTCCTCAAGCAGTCGCTGCTCGTGCAGCTCTTCGACCGCAGCGTCACCGACGCCTTTAACGTGGCGCTGCGGGTGCCCAACTTGTTCCGCGAACTTCTCGCCGAAGGGGCCCTCACGAACGCCTTCGTCCCCGTTTACAAGGGGCTCGGCGCGGCGGAGGCGCGGCGCCTCTCCGGCGCCCTGTTGAGCCTGCTGCTTTTTGTCAACGCGCTCTTGGTGCTGCTCGCGGTGTGGGCGGCGCCGTGGCTCGTCACGCGGTTGCTGGTCGCGCCGGACACGCCCCTCGACGTCCCCTTGATCATCACGCTCACCCGCATCGTCTTTCCGGTGCTCGCCGCGCTCTCGTTTTCGGCGCTGGCGATGGGGGTGCTCAACGCCGAAGAGCGCTTTTTCGCGCCCGCGTGGGCGCCCGTGGTGCTCAACGTGGTCACGGTCGCCCTGATGCTCGCCTTTCCCGGGCAGGCCGTGATGCTCGCCGTCGCGTTCGTCGTGGGGGGCGCGGCGCAGCTCCTCTTCCAGCTCCCCGCGCTCGCCCGCGCGGGGCTCCTGCCGCGGCTCGGGGTGTGGTGGCACCCGCAGCTTCTGGGCGTCCTCACCCTGATGGTGCCCTTTACCTTCTCGACCAGCGCGCGGCAGTTTCTCAACGTGGTGTCGAGCCGCCTGCTGAGCACCCTCCCCGAGGGCAGCGTCACGGCCTTTAGCAACGCCGACCTCTTTTTGAGCCTCGCGCTGGGGCTTTTTAGCATCTCCCCGGCGCTCGCCTTCTATTCGCGCCTCTCCGGGCAGACGGGCGACCCGGAGGCGTTTCGCGCGACGCTCGGGGAGGGCCTCGGGCTCATCGCCCTTTTGACCGCGCCGGCGGGGGTCTTTCTGAGCGTGTGGGCCACCCCCGTGGTGGTGAGCGTGCTCGACTGGACCCCCGTGCTGGGCGGTTCGGGGATGGGCGACACGCTCGTGCACTTCTCCGCCGCCGCGCTCTGGCCGCTCGGTTTGGCGGTCTTTCCGGTCGGCCTGAACAACCTGCTGCTGCGGACCCTCTACGCGCGGCGGCGCGTGCGGACCCCCGTGGCGCTCAGCGTCGCGTTTTTGGGGTTGCACGCCCTCCTCTACGCGCTGCTAGCCCCCCGCTACGGGCTCGTCGGGCTCTCGGCGGCGACGGCGGCGGTCGGCTGGCTGCAGCTCGGCGTCCTGCTCGCGCTGGTGTGGCGCCGCGAGCGCTTCGACCTCAGGCGGCTCTGGCGCTCGAGCCTCAAGGTGTGGCTGGCCGCGGCGCTCAGCGCCCTCTTGGTGCGGACGCTCCTCGAGCCGCTCGCGCTCCCCGGCGGATGGGTGGGGGCCGCTTTGGAGGTCGTGCTCGCCGGCGTCGGGGTGCTCGCCCTCTACGCCGCTCTCTGCGTCCGCTTGCGGGTCCCCGAAGCGGCGCGGTTCGCTAGCGCAAAAACGCCTCCGGCAACCCCCCGTCGACGCTGA
- a CDS encoding LutC/YkgG family protein, protein MTDAGDAKEAVLGRIRAALAGAPSEVAVPRAYQRASGAERERLVHDFVERASDYRAAVHRLSESELRERVAAVCRDHSAARLAVPPDLPEAWLPEGVTGVRDHALTHLELANLDGVLTGCALAVAQTGTVVLDGGAHQGRRALTLLPDLHLCVVFERQIVGTVPEAVAALEGAARRPLTLISGPSATSDIELSRVEGVHGPRNLVLLLVRSAP, encoded by the coding sequence GTGACGGACGCGGGGGACGCCAAGGAGGCGGTGCTGGGGCGCATCCGCGCGGCGCTCGCTGGGGCGCCCAGCGAGGTCGCTGTCCCGCGTGCCTATCAGCGCGCGAGCGGCGCCGAGCGCGAGCGTTTGGTGCACGACTTCGTCGAACGCGCGAGCGACTACCGCGCGGCGGTGCACCGGCTCTCTGAGTCGGAGCTGCGCGAGCGCGTCGCCGCCGTGTGCCGCGACCACAGCGCCGCTAGGCTCGCCGTGCCGCCCGACCTGCCGGAGGCGTGGCTCCCCGAGGGCGTCACCGGCGTTCGCGACCACGCCCTGACGCACCTCGAGCTCGCCAACCTGGACGGCGTGCTCACGGGGTGCGCGCTCGCCGTGGCGCAGACCGGCACCGTGGTCCTAGACGGCGGCGCCCATCAGGGGCGGCGGGCGCTCACGCTGCTCCCCGACCTGCACCTCTGCGTGGTCTTCGAGCGCCAGATCGTCGGCACGGTGCCCGAGGCGGTCGCGGCGCTCGAGGGGGCGGCGCGGCGGCCGCTGACGCTCATCTCGGGGCCGTCGGCGACCTCGGACATCGAGCTGAGTCGCGTCGAGGGCGTGCACGGCCCTCGCAACCTCGTCCTGTTGCTCGTCAGGAGCGCTCCATGA
- a CDS encoding glycoside hydrolase family 13 protein, whose protein sequence is MSDMYTPEWVKDAVFYQIFPDRFAKSARVPKPTHLEPWEMPPTVHGYKGGDLLGVVDKLDYLQDLGVTALYFNPIFQSASNHRYHTHDYYRVDPMLGGNRALKELLDACHARGMRVVLDGVFNHASRGFFQFHDILENGPHSAYLDWFHVYTFPLNAYDSDGALGYAAWWQLPALPKFNTSTQAVREFLWGVATHWLEFGIDGWRLDVPNEIADDAFWREFRRRCRAVNPECYIVGEIWDDAERWLGGDQFDAVMNYPFTRAAFGLVAASSLNQREIGRCGLQYIAPLDPPGFAREVEVLLTRYRPEVTAAQLNLLGSHDTPRALTIVGGDESALRLALLLLFSFPGAPCLYYGDELGLSGGHDPECRQTVPWDHPEGWNRGLWEMVRKLAHLRLAHPALRRGRFRTLYADAELYVFTREFGGERLVGALNLAPYALAAKPLPLELSAARAEPLLGAGRLEAAAAGAAHLSLGARSGELFQLA, encoded by the coding sequence ATGTCCGACATGTACACCCCCGAGTGGGTCAAAGACGCCGTCTTCTACCAGATCTTCCCCGACCGCTTCGCCAAAAGCGCGCGCGTCCCCAAACCCACCCACCTCGAGCCCTGGGAGATGCCGCCCACGGTGCACGGTTACAAGGGGGGGGACCTCCTGGGGGTGGTCGACAAGCTCGACTACCTGCAAGACCTAGGGGTCACGGCGCTCTACTTCAACCCCATCTTCCAGTCGGCCTCGAACCACCGCTACCACACCCACGACTACTACCGCGTCGACCCCATGCTAGGCGGCAACCGCGCCCTTAAAGAGCTCCTGGACGCGTGCCACGCGCGCGGGATGCGGGTCGTTCTAGACGGGGTCTTTAACCACGCGAGCCGCGGCTTTTTCCAGTTTCACGACATCCTCGAGAACGGGCCGCACAGCGCCTACCTGGACTGGTTTCACGTCTACACCTTTCCGCTTAACGCCTACGACAGCGACGGCGCGCTCGGTTACGCCGCGTGGTGGCAGCTGCCGGCGCTGCCGAAATTCAACACAAGCACCCAAGCGGTGCGCGAGTTTCTCTGGGGGGTGGCGACCCACTGGCTCGAGTTCGGCATCGACGGCTGGCGCCTAGACGTGCCCAACGAGATCGCCGACGACGCCTTCTGGCGCGAGTTTCGCCGCCGCTGCCGCGCTGTCAACCCCGAGTGCTACATCGTCGGCGAGATCTGGGACGACGCCGAGCGCTGGCTCGGGGGCGACCAGTTCGACGCGGTGATGAATTACCCCTTTACCCGCGCCGCGTTCGGCCTGGTGGCCGCCTCGAGCCTCAACCAGCGCGAGATCGGCCGCTGCGGCCTCCAGTACATCGCGCCTTTAGATCCCCCGGGGTTCGCCCGCGAGGTCGAGGTGCTGCTGACGCGCTACCGCCCCGAGGTGACCGCCGCGCAGCTCAACCTGCTGGGCAGCCACGACACCCCGCGCGCGCTGACCATCGTCGGCGGCGACGAGAGCGCCCTGCGCCTCGCGCTGCTGCTGCTATTCAGCTTCCCCGGCGCGCCCTGCCTCTACTACGGCGACGAGCTCGGCCTCTCGGGGGGCCACGACCCCGAGTGCCGTCAGACGGTGCCCTGGGACCATCCGGAGGGGTGGAACCGCGGGCTCTGGGAGATGGTGCGCAAGCTCGCGCACCTGCGCCTGGCGCACCCCGCGCTGCGCCGCGGCCGCTTCCGCACCCTCTACGCCGACGCCGAGCTCTACGTCTTCACGCGGGAGTTCGGGGGCGAGCGGCTCGTCGGCGCGCTTAACCTCGCGCCGTACGCGCTCGCCGCGAAACCCCTCCCCCTCGAGCTGAGCGCGGCCCGCGCCGAGCCCCTCTTGGGCGCCGGCCGCCTGGAGGCCGCAGCGGCGGGGGCCGCGCACCTCAGCCTGGGAGCGCGTTCGGGGGAGCTCTTTCAGCTGGCGTAG